The following coding sequences lie in one Arachis stenosperma cultivar V10309 chromosome 5, arast.V10309.gnm1.PFL2, whole genome shotgun sequence genomic window:
- the LOC130979832 gene encoding uncharacterized protein LOC130979832: MIFLGLLLGPEFKVSAIVSFVFVFVCNFIFGFLPYVDNFASIGGFVSRFLLGSVLLPSRKLEVSYQALRLINNHQALTICINPNILRMFYQKLEWKIQKESIKLIGLYMQTPQIQSSLASCTKVLLPIKDVPDGNDPMLGRQKIQVRQLA; this comes from the exons ATGATTTTTCTGGGTCTTCTGTTAGGTCCTGAGTTCAAA GTTTCAGCAATAGTCTCTTTTGTCTTTGTATTTGTTTGCAATTTCATCTTTGGCTTTCTGCCTTATGTCGACAACTTTGCAAGCATTGGAGGTTTCGTATCAAGGTTCCTTCTTGGATCTGTGCTTCTACCCAGTAGAAAGCTTGAAGTTTCGTATCAG GCATTGAGACTCATAAACAACCATCAAGCTCTAACCATTTGTATCAATCCAAATATATTAAGGATGTTTTATCAAAAGCTGGAATGGAAAATTCAAAAGGAGTCCATTAAACTCATTGGCCTTTACATGCAAACACCACAAATTCAGAGTTCGTTGGCCTCATGCACAAAGGTCTTGCTTCCAATCAAAGATGTTCCTGATGGCAATGATCCAATGTTAGGCCGCCAGAAAATACAAGTGAGACAACTTGCTTGA
- the LOC130982967 gene encoding uncharacterized protein LOC130982967: MVLSLRAMSNSHDDAIWDQIQTSLESLNSDYEKRSKILAEIQATCTKICATLNNHQRLQQPPIFQFQAKSNSEFPLLSNNSTKLATENSIITDLRFWNSDPEYQIAELESTTAKASESARNPEITEEVHIKGEEGDSSDFKFTFQPQQQTKSTQVADRAIIQHSSLSICNYYDAVSPFQQQQQTSCLNSTLIDAENEEEATDLAEVEELAFNFEFQPVESTAISVQAGFQNSIPELQSKLPIIPEHTREEHLDLHLAHLEETALAEEKVVIQGGGSAVEELNRPPPKPPYSLTKAAVGPATATGAGKTAVLPRASGAIAKVEGNDIVHEGGRWAQSSENDDSTTSAPTRGRDLQACGFRCVSPLVARPPKLLVAVFPWDRGGGRHIDDWQWRAAVLASGRGNTTASGAGAALILHGGSDAEDGALARGQRTLLKALVGGAATGKGRDLHSRWFSCGLPMAAIPSPLMAASFPWDRAVPATSLEFSSGGHIDGGTRGCWLVSQWAAREEGARKKREVVTEGEKSWRRR; encoded by the coding sequence ATGGTGCTTTCATTGAGAGCCATGTCAAATTCCCATGATGACGCAATTTGGGATCAGATTCAAACTAGCTTAGAAAGCTTGAATTCAGATTATGAAAAACGATCCAAGATACTTGCAGAAATTCAGGCAACTTGCACCAAAATATGTGCTACCTTGAACAATCATCAACGACTCCAGCAGCCTCCAATTTTCCAGTTTCAGGCCAAATCAAACTCAGAATTCCCACTCCTCAGCAACAATTCAACAAAGCTAGCAACAGAAAATTCAATAATCACGGATCTCCGATTTTGGAATTCAGATCCAGAATATCAAATTGCAGAATTAGAGTCTACAACAGCGAAAGCTTCAGAATCAGCAAGGAATCCAGAAATTACAGAAGAAGTTCACATcaaaggagaagaaggagactCATCAGATTTCAAGTTTACATTTCAACCTCAACAACAAACAAAATCAACACAGGTGGCAGATCGAGCAATAATTCAGCATTCATCTTTGTCTATTTGTAATTACTACGATGCAGTATCACCAtttcagcaacaacaacaaactTCTTGTCTAAATTCAACTCTCATAGATGcagaaaacgaagaagaagcAACAGATTTGGCTGAAGTAGAAGAATTAGCTttcaattttgaatttcaacCAGTAGAATCAACAGCCATTTCAGTTCAAGCAGGATTCCAGAATTCAATTCCAGAACTGCAATCAAAATTACCTATCATTCCAGAACATACAAGAGAAGAACACCTAGATCTACATTTGGCGCATTTGGAGGAAACGGCTCTGGCCGAGGAAAAAGTTGTCATCCAGGGCGGCGGATCAGCAGTGGAGGAATTGAATCGCCCACCGCCAAAGCCACCTTACTCGCTTACAAAGGCGGCGGTTGGCCCGGCGACAGCAACTGGCGCTGGCAAAACTGCGGTTCTACCTCGAGCCAGCGGCGCCATCGCAAAGGTGGAGGGAAATGACATCGTGCATGAAGGAGGCCGCTGGGCCCAGAGCAGCGAGAACGACGATTCTACTACTTCTGCGCCCACTAGAGGCAGAGATCTCCAAGCTTGTGGGTTCCGTTGTGTTTCTCCTCTTGTGGCACGCCCACCGAAGCTCCTGGTGGCGGTCTTCCCTTGGGATCGAGGCGGAGGACGACACATCGACGATTGGCAGTGGCGAGCGGCGGTTTTGGCAAGTGGCAGAGGGAACACCACAGCGAGCGGTGCTGGCGCGGCTTTAATCCTGCACGGCGGTAGTGACGCCGAGGATGGCGCCCTCGCGAGGGGACAGCGAACACTCTTGAAGGCCTTGGTTGGTGGAGCAGCGACGGGTAAAGGCCGAGATCTCCACTCTCGGTGGTTCAGTTGCGGACTTCCGATGGCGGCTATACCATCACCGCTCATGGCGGCATCGTTTCCCTGGGATCGTGCTGTACCAGCGACAAGCCTCGAGTTCTCCAGCGGTGGCCATATTGATGGCGGCACACGCGGTTGTTGGCTCGTTTCGCAGTGGGCGGCGCGCGAGGAAGGAGCAAGGAAGAAGCGCGAGGTGGTGACAGAAGGGGAAAAGTCCTGGCGGCGCCGGTAA
- the LOC130981492 gene encoding protein BOLA2-like → MPFYARVSLNSKCKKLQIESCLKSKLNPTHLEVVDTSGGCGASFVVEIVSEEFEGKRLLERHRMVNAALEEEMKEIHALSVKKAVTPEQWRQLQQDSNQANPAA, encoded by the exons ATGCCATTCTATGCTAGAGTTTCTTTGAACTCGAAGTGCAAAAAACTACAAATTGAATCTTGTTTGAAATCCAAACTCAACCCTACTCACCTG GAAGTAGTTGATACATCTGGAGG ATGCGGTGCAAGTTTCGTAGTTGAGATTGTATCAGAAGAATTCGAAGGCAAGAGGCTACTGGAGAGGCATCGAATGGTGAATGCTGCGTTGGAGGAGGAAATGAAAGAGATTCACGCTCTCTCTGTCAAGAAAGCTGTCACCCCAGAGCAGTGGAGACAGCTGCAGCAAGACTCCAACCAAGCAAATCCTGCTGCCTAG